The Carassius gibelio isolate Cgi1373 ecotype wild population from Czech Republic chromosome B18, carGib1.2-hapl.c, whole genome shotgun sequence sequence tctgagacaactcgtTACTCccgagtcatattaaagattcgttcaaacggAAGCTTGAGCTCTTGGACGTgattgtgtacaagaggtaaatacgatataaatactgttcgttttctcacacaaaccgctcttaggccatcaatgtgtacttacgatggggaatcgtttaatttggacttctctgtgcatgctctttaaGACAGTTACTATATACCAgtattatatgactgacagacaacaGCGGTTAGacctaaaaatatacaaattgaaactactgcggaaacaaagacacctacatatTGGATGCCCTttaggtaagctaaaacataccaacatttaatttcaaagtaaactattcctttaaaacccattGATGTGGACTTAACGTAGAAGCTGTCTGAGTTTATAGAAGAGCACAAACAAAATACAAAGAGAGATGAGTGGTCTAtggtgttcagtttttttttttttttttatacatttttaacttcTGTTACAAATTTGGGAACAGATTATGTGTTAAGTGTCTCTGTTTGTGATGAGACCTGATTCTTAGccacattttaaacttttttttttatctgaacacCACTTAAAGTGTAGTCTTGACCAACTTTCATACAAGACTCCCATGTGTGTATATAATTGCCTTATAGAATTTAGAAGAACTATATTACTGCCTGACTGTAAATTATATAGTGTTGATGAACAACTCTGACCAGCCTTAATAAAAAAGAGAGCAATCCACAATAAAACCTGAGGGCTCATATAAACTGAACTtaactatttaaataattattttgtccCATCTCATTCTTATTTACTTATGGCTACTTCAGAATAAAGACAAGCACCATTTCATTAAGTGGAAGACCCTAGCATCCTTTTAATGCTCTGTCACACTACAcagcaaaaattaaataatgttgagAATTCCTCTAAACACAGCCAACAGGGTACACAAGGTGGTTTCAAATTTTTATGTTCAGTGATTTCTCTTTGCAAAATAGATGAAGTTATTAAGCtatgaaaacagaaaaaggaGAATACAAAAATACCTTGCAGGTTTTGAAGACCTCTGATGAATCCTCCTTTAAGTACAGCGGTAGGCCAGCCAGGGCTGCTGTTCGAGCTGCAGTGATGTTGTTCTTGTCCTGTTGCACAAACAAAGACAAGGTATGCATGTTGGGGGCTGCAGTTCTGTTCACATTCAACATCAATATAAtgcattaatgttttaaaaatgtttgtaccTGTTCCTCATATTCCCTCAAAACGTCTTCCATCTTCTCACCAAAACTTCCAGTCTTCCTCTTTTTGTAGAGCTTCAACAGCTGAGGTGTGTACTTGTCAAGTGCAGCATAGAAGGAATACAGTAGATTTTGATTGGTGATCCTGTGGAATTCACTGTAGAGCTGCATAGAAAACAAaagcacaagttttttttttttttaaaactcacaTCATTCATTAACTTCAAGCCATATAAGACTGTAAGGGAAAAAACTTAAGGCAAACAGACAAAACCATATTAACACTAATCATTTTTTGCTCTTTATCCAGATCAACCAGTGCTGCAATCATGACCATGACAATGTGTCTAAGTTTTTACTCAATTGGGCTTCACAAAAGAGTGCAGGCCATCGGTCTTTCAATTCAGCAATGGGAGGAGCTGAATTCACAATTTCTTCACGCCTGAGTGCAAAGGTACGCTGCATATGTTGATGGATGATAATCATGTCTCTATCAGTCACGGTCTTCTTGAACTGCTCCACCATCTCAAGCCTCAAGTTCTCCAGTGTGTCCTTAGTTTCTCCTTGGGGATAATTGGGCATGAAGTTTATTTCTCCTCTTCTGGGTCTTTTGATTTTGGCCCTGGATGCTGCACCTTCTGGATTGGTCCTGCTACGTTTTCCAGCATTCACAGCCACATCCTTTATGCCAGCCCTGCTCAGTTTGGTCCTGTAGTTGCCCATTTTGAAGCGCAGGCTGTTCTTCCAACCCTCATACCCTGTTCCGGAACCTTTTTCTTTTAGGCAGGGGTATTTGCGCACCAGAGCCTCTGCAGCCATGAGAATATTTTTGGTACTGGGATATGCTTTATGCTTATatatttcagcagccattccATCCAGTATGTTGTGTTTTTGATCCCTAGTCAAGTTTAGAGTTTTCCCCTCTTTGACAAATGCATAGTTGCCCTCTCTTAGAGCATGCTCCACCTCGTAGGAGAATGTTGGAATAACAAAGATCTCTGGCCATCGGCAAAGACGATCTAGTGAATCTGTGTTATCAGACAACAGTGTATCATCTGTGCTGGTTGAACTGAGATCTGGCTCAAGATATCTAACTATCTTAATGGTTGCCTTGGATGGTAGGTCCTCGATGTTTCCTAAATTGCATAGGGCATTGTCAAATTCTGGGTCTTGAAACTGAAGCCGAAAGTCATAGGCAAGGTTCAACTTATTTTTTATCTCAATTATGAGGGCATTTACAGTCTCAGGACGAGAGGGCAAAATAAGCCTCTCAGCATTGACATCATCAAGGATGACCCTTAGTCTCAGGACATCAGTCGCTTCCATTTACACTGTATTAGGGAAGCCTGTAACATAAAACAGACAGAGCTACTCCAGGTGATGCCGCTGTTTTTCACTAGCTGCCTAGACCACCCACACATTATCCATCTGTAGCTTCATTAACCATACAGGCAAGAGAGtggtaacaatataaaaataaaataaaataaaataaaaaaaaaaatcacactctcccaaaatgtcaaacaattttttttgttttaagtaaGTATtggttaaacattttaaaagtatggTATAATTGGGATACCACAAATTTAACCAGCATATTGCATGTATTTACCTTGATGACACATTGGTCATAGTGGAAAATAGACATTACCTTTAATTATGTTGTCCAGTGtatttattaaagggttagttcacccaaaaatgaaaataatgtcattaatgactcaccctcatgttgttccaaggaCTTATGACCTCTGTTCAtcatcagaacacagtttaagacattttagatttagtccaaaagCTTTCTgcccctccattgaaaatgtaggTACGGTATACTGTGAACGTccataaagctaaaaaaaaaaagacatcaaagtagtccatgtgaaacCAGTGTGTTAGTTAAAATTGTTTGAAGCATCGaatatacattttggtccaaaaagaacaaaaactttATTCCACTCTTCATTTTCTTAAGCTTTGCCCTCAAGTGTGTTTACGTAGTATAACTGCGCAGAACTTCTGGGTTCTACGTCACCACAGAGGTTTACTATTGTCCGACactggtcatgtgtgtgatgcgCGTGACGTACATCACAGAAGCACTACGCAGTTATACTACGTGAACACACTCGAGGCCAAAGCAGAAGAAAATGAAGAGtgcaataaagtttttattttttgacaaaaatgtattttcgatgcttcaaaaagttGGAGCTaacccactgatgtcacatggacttcttTGATGGTGTCTTTATTAACTttatggacatggacagtatacaatgtatacattttcaatggagtgtcagaaagctctcggattaaatctaaattatcttaaactgtgttccaaagatgaacggagatcttgcgggcttggaacgacatgagggtgagtcaataaatgacattattttggggtgaactaaccctttaaggtgatCACTAGTGTTCATTGAAGGTCCAGACAGATCTTTAGCCTCCCTCAGGTCCCTGATAAGGCTAGTGATGGGCTACTCTCTTACTCTGACACAGGAATGAAATGTTTAGTTGTCAGAATTAGCTTGCTTGAAACCCTGTAGGCAAACAGTGGCATTCGGTCAGTTAGCtgacatacagatttcactgtatGGCCCTTGCTTTTATGATCTGTTAGCTCATATGACCGCAAATGCTCAACATACCAGGTCTCATAGTCTTTCAGTACAAAGAAGATGTCATTTCTGATAAGTAATAGGCAAGGCAGCATGTGTCCCAGTGCAAACAAACATCCCAGCCACAAAAGCTGTGCCTTCAATGGTTACCTGTTTTGTGCCATATACACTGCTGCTGTCTGTGATGCTCGATATTAACGCATGTGTATCAGTAGGCAATGACTCAACATAGACAGACTCCACTTTTGAAGTCTGCACTGGTGGCTTGAAAAATCTTGGTGATGACAAATAGAATGCCATCatgttttggtgtctctctgcCATAGTTTTCAACACATTTTTGTAGTTATGAGAGCAACGAGCAACTGCCTTGAAGACTTTGTGCTTCCCCTCAAATCTCATTGTCCGAAGGTGCACCAGAGGACCAAAGCACTTTATGAGATGAGGATAATGCTCAATGTAATGATGCTTTGGCCGTAATCGTAAGCTGGGCAATACTTCCTGAAGCAGCTGCCTGTGATCTGAAATCTTACAGGCCATGTACTGAATGGTATCATCTGTGTAAGTATGAGACATGGCAAGTTCAACTATATCTTTTAATTCCATTAGCACCTCCCAGAATTTGTCTCCTTCAGGTACTCTGGAGCCAATGAGAACAGGTAGCAGTCTAAGCAGAGCGTGGTTCTCATGCCCATTCCCGCCGATTGTCCCTCGAGTGGCAAAACTCTGAGGAATTGGGTGAGGGCGGTTAACCTTATCAGAATGTTTTGGTTCTCATCTCAAAACTACCAGTGATTGCATTTGATGTTTGCATATCTGTCTGGGTGGCAAGACAAAATCTGCAAAAATATGTAGCCCTAAAACTCTCACTGAAACCAGCTAGCCCATGGGCAGCCAGGTTATCAGCCACAACAGAGTACACTGTGCCTTTGAGACAGTGACCAAATGTCTCAATGTAAACACCCTCATTTTCAAGAGCTTTTAGGTCACTCAAGAGAGGCGCAAAAACCTTTTCATACCCAAACTGCCGTACATCATTTGAGTTGCACAAAAGAGTCAACTGAGTAGATTGGAGTGCTGAGCGATACTTTACTGGGAGGTTAGCTAATGTCCAATAAACTGCACAtactttgtgtattttttttgatGTTCCTAGAGGGTTTGCAATTTCAAAATCATCAACATAAAGAATAATTGACAATTTTTGACTCTTATCTGAGAGAAGCTCATTTTCCTGGAAGTAGGAGCCATCACAGTAAGACGAATACTGTCCAGGCAACTGTGAGGTGGTTTCTTGGACTTTCTCAAGTACGTCTGTTTTTTTCAACAACAACTGCAAAGATGTGAGAATGGGCACATACATAAATGTACGCTGTGACGACTCAATAAGGTACTCTACAGGCTTGGCAAATGGAAACTTATCCTCATAATATGACTTTCTCCTCTTTGCTGTTGACAGTGGTCCTTCAGAGGTAACAGATGTATACAACATATTACTCTCTGAAACTGCCTGGACAATCTCACTAACAAGTGTGTCAGTAATGGGGCAGTTATGTTTTTTCCAGTATTTTGATTATAGATTCTCTGAAAACTGGTTCTGACAGTGAAAACAATTGATCAATATGCTCAATGATTTCTTGTGTTGCTCTTGTGGATACATGGAGAATAGTCTGCATTTTCAAGAAGAAGGCAGCCAGATTGTACTGTAACTGCTCTGTTAATCCTTCGTCACTTCTGCCTGCTACCGGGGCTGAGGCAGTTTCATTTTCATCTGAAAGCTCTTCCTGATCATGTTCAGTGTCATCCTGGGAAACATTCGAGACATTTTGCACTACAACTGCCACATCATAGTCTGATGCATGTTGGTGTTCTCTGCACTTGTGTGAATTGTATGTTGagtaaacatttgtttgaaaCTTGCCCTAAATGGACATGGCACTGTTTCTTTCCGTCTTAGATGCCCCCTTAGATGAATAAACATGTCACTCTCAACAAATGGCTGCTTAAAATCACACACAGGGCAATGAAATGCCAGATTTAAAGTCAAATCACTGTTGTCTCTGCCTACCAGTCTTTTCTCCAAATGTACTCTTGACAAATGTACCTTCAATGAGTTATAAGTGCTAAATGTACACATGCAGTTGTTATACAGGCAAGGTAATGGTGAAATTGTGGAATACTGGCCATGATATAGTCTGTAATGTCtcaataactgtatttttaaggcactagaaaaaacacacaatttacaTTTCCACATAAT is a genomic window containing:
- the LOC127976992 gene encoding uncharacterized protein LOC127976992, giving the protein MEATDVLRLRVILDDVNAERLILPSRPETVNALIIEIKNKLNLAYDFRLQFQDPEFDNALCNLGNIEDLPSKATIKIVRYLEPDLSSTSTDDTLLSDNTDSLDRLCRWPEIFVIPTFSYEVEHALREGNYAFVKEGKTLNLTRDQKHNILDGMAAEIYKHKAYPSTKNILMAAEALVRKYPCLKEKGSGTGYEGWKNSLRFKMGNYRTKLSRAGIKDVAVNAGKRSRTNPEGAASRAKIKRPRRGEINFMPNYPQGETKDTLENLRLEMVEQFKKTVTDRDMIIIHQHMQRTFALRREEIVNSAPPIAELKDRWPALFCEAQLSKNLDTLSWS